The following are encoded in a window of Actinomycetota bacterium genomic DNA:
- a CDS encoding transglycosylase domain-containing protein: MRHRRGFPLFGSMLLLAVTATACDLPSIDEYDPLPLAQTSFLYAADGSLITELHAAENRVVLRQREMSPFVRDAAVAIEDRRFFAHHGVDVRAIARAAVVNANEGEVTEGGSTITQQLVKNLYVGNADTLRRKLDEASLAWQLEDRLSKDQILTKYLNTVYLGEGAYGVQSAAQTYFSIDARELSLGQSALLAGLIAAPNHFDPFVHPESAYGRRNVVLRLMRDQHLIEFAQYRAAVREPIVLHRGEPTDRYRFPYFVDYFKEWFLANPAFGATRQDRYKLLFTGGLRIATTLDPRTQELAEDSVRSVLESRGDPDGAMTVIDPRTGFVRAMVGGKDTDYWRDADAGRVNLATGEGGLGRQTGSAFKAYALVTALENGISPSTVFPAPATIDIPLEGGTIWHVTNAEGSGYGSMSLASATVNSVNTVYAQLIQQLGPDKVVETAERMGMRCCLRVSEPHEPLSPYLSAVLGTNEANTLEMASAYGTLATGGAHIDPVPVVSVTDPQGETLWQARPHPKQVLEPQVASAAADILQDAVSYGTGRSAIIGRPQLGKTGTADTHTNAWFVGAIPQLTAAVWIGFHEGLIPMEPPRTRITVFGGTWPAQIWRLFMLRAAADLPEREFPTPEVGYLSVSVDVSQSPYCLPNAYTLPQNIDTLQFIEGTEPTEVCTSPTRVQSVPVPSVIGLDQASAALALEDAGFYVAVRVEPSTQPAGTVIYQSPSAGTSANQTSTVTITVSEVAETSEVPAGPD, translated from the coding sequence TACGATCCACTGCCACTCGCGCAGACCTCGTTCCTGTATGCCGCCGACGGTTCGCTGATCACCGAGCTGCACGCGGCCGAGAACCGGGTCGTCCTGCGCCAGCGCGAGATGTCCCCCTTCGTCCGGGACGCCGCGGTCGCCATCGAGGATCGCCGGTTCTTCGCCCATCACGGCGTCGACGTGCGCGCGATCGCCCGGGCGGCGGTCGTCAACGCGAACGAGGGGGAGGTCACCGAGGGCGGCTCCACGATTACCCAGCAGCTGGTGAAGAACCTCTACGTCGGCAACGCCGACACGCTCCGGCGCAAGCTCGACGAGGCATCGCTCGCCTGGCAGCTGGAAGATCGCCTCTCGAAGGATCAGATCCTCACGAAGTACCTGAACACGGTCTATCTCGGGGAAGGCGCGTACGGCGTGCAATCCGCGGCCCAGACCTACTTCTCGATCGACGCCCGCGAGCTGAGCCTCGGACAGTCCGCACTGCTCGCCGGCCTGATCGCGGCGCCGAACCACTTCGATCCGTTCGTGCACCCGGAGAGCGCGTACGGCCGGCGAAACGTCGTGCTGCGGCTGATGCGCGACCAGCACCTGATCGAGTTTGCGCAGTACCGCGCCGCGGTCCGCGAGCCGATCGTCCTGCATCGTGGCGAGCCGACCGATCGCTACCGGTTCCCCTATTTCGTCGACTACTTCAAGGAATGGTTCCTGGCCAACCCGGCGTTCGGCGCGACGCGCCAGGACCGATACAAGCTCCTGTTCACCGGGGGCCTGCGCATCGCGACCACGCTCGACCCTCGGACGCAGGAGCTGGCCGAGGACTCCGTCCGCTCGGTCCTCGAGAGCCGGGGCGACCCCGACGGCGCGATGACCGTGATCGACCCCCGGACCGGGTTCGTGCGGGCGATGGTGGGTGGCAAGGACACCGACTACTGGAGGGACGCCGACGCGGGGCGCGTGAACCTCGCGACCGGCGAGGGCGGCCTGGGGCGCCAGACAGGCTCCGCCTTCAAGGCGTACGCCCTCGTGACCGCCCTCGAGAACGGCATCAGCCCATCCACGGTGTTCCCGGCCCCGGCCACGATCGACATCCCGCTCGAAGGGGGCACGATCTGGCACGTGACGAACGCGGAGGGCAGCGGCTACGGCTCGATGAGCCTCGCCAGCGCCACGGTGAACTCGGTGAACACCGTCTACGCACAGTTGATCCAGCAGCTCGGGCCGGACAAGGTGGTCGAGACGGCGGAGCGGATGGGGATGCGGTGCTGCCTGCGGGTGAGCGAGCCGCACGAGCCGCTCTCACCCTATCTCTCGGCGGTGCTCGGCACGAACGAGGCGAACACGCTCGAGATGGCGAGTGCTTACGGCACGCTCGCGACCGGCGGCGCTCACATCGATCCGGTCCCGGTCGTCAGCGTCACCGATCCCCAGGGCGAGACCCTGTGGCAGGCTCGCCCCCACCCCAAGCAGGTGCTCGAGCCCCAGGTCGCGTCCGCGGCCGCCGACATCCTGCAGGACGCCGTGAGCTACGGCACGGGACGATCGGCGATCATCGGGCGGCCGCAGCTGGGGAAGACCGGCACCGCGGACACACACACGAATGCGTGGTTCGTCGGCGCGATCCCTCAGCTCACCGCCGCCGTCTGGATCGGGTTCCACGAAGGGCTGATCCCGATGGAACCGCCTCGCACGCGCATCACCGTCTTCGGGGGCACATGGCCGGCTCAGATCTGGCGGCTGTTCATGTTGCGAGCCGCAGCAGACCTGCCCGAACGCGAGTTCCCGACGCCGGAGGTTGGCTACCTCTCGGTGTCGGTCGACGTCTCGCAATCGCCGTACTGCCTGCCCAACGCCTACACGCTGCCACAGAACATCGACACGCTGCAGTTCATCGAAGGCACGGAACCGACCGAAGTGTGCACGTCACCCACGAGGGTGCAATCGGTGCCGGTGCCGTCGGTGATCGGGCTCGATCAGGCATCAGCCGCGCTCGCGTTGGAGGACGCCGGGTTCTACGTCGCGGTTCGGGTCGAGCCTTCGACCCAACCCGCCGGCACCGTGATCTACCAGTCCCCCTCGGCGGGGACCTCGGCGAACCAGACGAGCACCGTCACGATCACGGTGTCGGAGGTCGCGGAGACGTCGGAGGTCCCGGCCGGCCCGGACTGA